The DNA segment TCCGGCACGGTGATGGTCGCGAATCCACTCTTGACCAGATCCTCCCGACCGGGACGAATGCCGCCGCCCGGCGCTGAGTGGCCGGGCCGATCGCCGGCACCGTCGTCGAGGGCCGCGCGGGCCGCCGCCGGGGAGGCCGTGGCGGACAGGAACTCGCCGGAAGCCGCCGCCAGGTCCAGGTGCTCCTGATCCAGGTCGAAATTCATCGGATGCTCTCCCTGAAGGTCACACCTTTGTCGGCACGAGGCTCGGCGGGCAGCCCGAGGACCCGCTCGCCGATGATGTTGCGGAGTACCTGATCGCTGCCGCCGGCGATGGCCATACCGGGAAGCACCGCCTGACCGTTCTGCCAGGGACCGCCGGCGACCGGGGCGTCGTCGCCGAGTACCCGCACCGCGAGGTCGGTCAGGTCCCGCGCCGATCGGGTGCCGCTCAGTTTTCCCGCCGACGCCTCGGGGCCGGGCAGCTCGCCGCGGCTCAGTTTCGACAGCTGCCGATAGCCGGTGTAGCGCGCACCGAGCGCCGCCACGTACCCCCGCCCGAGCTGCTGACGTGCGAGGGCCTGCCGGTCGGGGGAGAGACCGCCGATGTGCTCGGCGACGTGCCGTGCGACCGTCTCCGGCTTCGGGCCGATCCCGGTGCCGCCTCCGCCGAGCGAGAGGCGTTCGTTCATCAGCGTCGTCAGCGCCACCGTCCAGCCGTCGCCGGCCGCGCCGAGGCGTTCGGTGTCCGGGATGATCACGTCGTCGAAGAACACCTCGTTGAAGTGCGCCTCGCCGTTCATCTGCCGCAGCGGCCGCACCGTGACGCCCGGGGCCTTCATGTCGATCACGAACATCGTCAGGCCCCGGTGTTTGGGCACGTCGGGATCGGTGCGGGCGAGCAGGATCCCGTAGTCGGCGAGGTGGGCGAGGGTCGTCCACACCTTCTGCCCGCTGACCCGCCAGCGGTCGCCGTCGCGGACCGCCTTCGTGCGCAGCGCGGCCAGGTCGCTGCCGGCCGCCGGCTCGCTGAACAGCTGGCACCACAGGTCGTCGGCCCGCAGCAGGCGCTTGAGATAGCGCTGCTTCTGGTCGTCGCTGCCGTGCATGATCACGGTCGGGCCGCACATGCCGATGCCGATCAGGTTGATCAGGGCGGGCAGGCCGAGCCGAGCCGTCTCCTGGTCGACGATCGCCTGCTGCATCGGGGTGCCACCGCGCCCGCCGGCGTCGGGTGGCCAGGTCACGCCGACGAATCCGGCGTCGTAGAGCACCGCCTGCCAGGCCC comes from the Actinoplanes sp. OR16 genome and includes:
- a CDS encoding acyl-CoA dehydrogenase family protein, whose protein sequence is MDFDDTPDEAAWRAEVRAFLEKHHGDRGDDPRAWQAVLYDAGFVGVTWPPDAGGRGGTPMQQAIVDQETARLGLPALINLIGIGMCGPTVIMHGSDDQKQRYLKRLLRADDLWCQLFSEPAAGSDLAALRTKAVRDGDRWRVSGQKVWTTLAHLADYGILLARTDPDVPKHRGLTMFVIDMKAPGVTVRPLRQMNGEAHFNEVFFDDVIIPDTERLGAAGDGWTVALTTLMNERLSLGGGGTGIGPKPETVARHVAEHIGGLSPDRQALARQQLGRGYVAALGARYTGYRQLSKLSRGELPGPEASAGKLSGTRSARDLTDLAVRVLGDDAPVAGGPWQNGQAVLPGMAIAGGSDQVLRNIIGERVLGLPAEPRADKGVTFRESIR